In Helianthus annuus cultivar XRQ/B chromosome 9, HanXRQr2.0-SUNRISE, whole genome shotgun sequence, the following are encoded in one genomic region:
- the LOC110879400 gene encoding cytochrome P450 81Q32, with protein sequence MDYLFITLALLLTTAFLLTGGLLRRSTTTLPPTVFPTLPIIGHLYLLKKPLYRTLAKISSKHGPILFLRFGTRRVLLISSPTAAEECFTKNDIVFANRPRFLAGKILGYNYTSFGWAPYGDHWRNLRRISTVEILSSHRLNELHDIRTDEARLLVQKLMSTCSCPVNLSLLFSEMTMNMMMRMISGKRFFGGNNEGEEGKRFKEIVKESFLVSGASNLGDYLPVLNWFGVNGLEKKMIALQRKRDLFIQGLVDHLRKGVMEQVGNDDSSKKKKKNTMIEVLLQLQEADPEYYTDKLIKSFVLNLLTAGTDTSTATMEWAFSLLLNHKHVLNKARDEIDTHVGKDRLVEESDMANLPYLLCIVNETMRMYPAGPLLVPHESSDDCVFGGYHIPRGTMLIVNQWAIHHDPSLWKDPEMFKPERFEGLEGRTRDGFRFMPFGFGRRSCPGEGLAMHIVGLTLGLLIQCFDWERISEELIDMTEGPGLTMPKAQPLIAKCRPRPVTCNLLAGLRS encoded by the exons ATGGATTATCTCTTCATCACCCTCGCACTACTACTCACCACCGCTTTCCTCCTCACCGGTGGTCTCCTCCGCCGCAGCACCACCACTCTCCCACCCACCGTCTTCCCCACCCTCCCCATCATCGGCCACCTCTACCTTTTAAAAAAACCTCTCTACAGAACACTCGCTAAAATCTCCTCCAAACACGGCCCAATCCTCTTTCTCCGCTTCGGAACCCGCCGTGTCCTCTTAATCTCCTCCCCTACCGCCGCCGAAGAATGTTTCACCAAAAACGACATCGTTTTTGCCAACCGCCCTCGGTTTTTAGCAGGCAAGATTCTCGGCTACAACTACACCAGCTTCGGCTGGGCGCCATACGGCGATCACTGGCGTAACCTTCGTCGAATATCCACCGTTGAGATCTTATCATCTCACCGGCTTAACGAGTTACACGATATACGCACAGATGAAGCAAGACTTTTGGTTCAGAAGCTGATGTCAACATGTTCTTGTCCGGTGAATTTAAGTTTGTTGTTCAGTGAAATGACGATGAacatgatgatgaggatgatatCCGGGAAAAGATTTTTTGGCGGGAATAATGAGGGGGAAGAAGGGAAACGGTTTAAGGAGATAGTTAAGGAGTCGTTTTTGGTGTCGGGTGCTTCGAATTTAGGGGATTATTTGCCAGTTTTGAATTGGTTTGGAGTGAATGGGTTGGAGAAGAAGATGATTGCGTTGCAGAGGAAGAGAGATTTGTTTATTCAAGGGTTGGTTGATCATCTTAGAAAAGGGGTTATGGAACAAGTGGGAAATGATGATAGTagtaagaagaagaagaagaataccATGATTGAAGTGTTGTTGCAGCTACAAGAAGCTGATCCGGAATACTATACTGATAAACTTATTAAAAGCTTTGTGCTG AACCTACTGACAGCAGGTACAGATACTTCTACTGCAACCATGGAATGGGCATTCTCCCTTTTGCTTAACCATAAACATGTGCTAAATAAGGCGCGGGACGAAATCGATACTCACGTAGGGAAAGACCGCCTTGTTGAGGAATCAGACATGGCCAACCTACCTTACCTCCTTTGTATAGTGAACGAGACTATGCGAATGTACCCTGCAGGCCCGTTACTGGTACCTCATGAGTCATCAGATGATTGTGTGTTCGGAGGCTATCACATCCCACGTGGAACCATGCTGATCGTGAATCAATGGGCTATACATCATGACCCTAGCTTGTGGAAGGACCCTGAGATGTTTAAACCAGAAAGGTTTGAAGGGTTAGAAGGTAGAACAAGAGATGGATTTAGGTTCATGCCGTTTGGGTTTGGAAGGAGAAGCTGCCCAGGAGAAGGACTAGCCATGCATATAGTTGGGTTAACGTTGGGGTTGCTTATACAATGCTTTGATTGGGAAAGAATTAGTGAAGAGTTGATTGATATGACCGAAGGTCCGGGACTCACAATGCCCAAAGCTCAACCGTTAATAGCTAAGTGTAGACCACGTCCAGTGACATGCAATTTACTAGCGGGCTTAAGATCATGA
- the LOC110879401 gene encoding G2/mitotic-specific cyclin C13-1, translated as MADQENNKRVTRMAKKRAMEAIESQLQPVNKKRVVLGEISNNTVSFRRETVKSVTVKAQKQKCRSKKVKKPQVFADTNNEKSSDPQMCEAYVSDIYEYLHNMEREAHRRPIADYIEKVQKDVGINMRGVLIDWLVEVAEEYKLLSHTLYLTVSYIDRFLSVNVLNRKRLQLLGVSSMLIAAKYEEISPPHTEDFCYITDNTYTKQEVVKMEADVLKALKFEMGNPTVKSFLRRITMVAQEDYALSSYMQLEFLGYYLAELSLLEYGCLKFLPSMVAASVIFLSRFTLKPRAHPWNPALEQLSGYKPSDLKECVQILHDLQSGRRAGNLVAVREKYKQHKFKCVSALSSPSTIPASFFDDVKE; from the exons ATGGCTGATCAGGAGAACAACAAGAGGGTTACACGGATGGCTAAGAAGAGAGCCATGGAAGCAATCGAGTCCCAGTTGCAACCGGTGAACAAGAAGCGGGTGGTTTTGGGTGAGATCTCCAACAATACGGTGTCGTTTAGACGTGAGACTGTTAAATCTGTTACTGTTAAGGCCCAGAAGCAGAAATGTAGATCGAAAAAGGTGAAGAAGCCTCAAGTATTTGCGGATACTAATAATGAGAAATCAAGTGATCCCCAGATGTGTGAAGCTTATGTTTCTGATATTTATGAGTATCTTCATAATATGGAG AGAGAGGCACATAGAAGACCGATAGCGGATTACATCGAGAAAGTGCAGAAGGATGTTGGTATAAATATGAGGGGGGTATTAATTGATTGGTTGGTGGAAGTTGCTGAGGAGTATAAGCTTCTTTCGCACACTTTGTATCTCACCGTCTCGTACATAGATAGATTCTTATCTGTAAATGTGCTTAACAGAAAGAGGCTGCAACTTCTTGGTGTTTCTTCGATGCTCATCGCAGC AAAATATGAAGAAATTAGCCCCCCGCATACGGAAGATTTCTGTTACATCACGGATAATACTTACACGAAGCAAGAGGTTGTGAAAATGGAAGCTGATGTGCTTAAAGCTCTCAAATTTGAAATGGGCAATCCGACAGTTAAATCTTTCCTTAG AAGAATTACCATGGTTGCTCAAGAAGATTATGCACTAAGCTCGTATATGCAGTTAGAGTTCTTGGGTTATTATTTGGCTGAGTTAAGTTTATTAGAGTATGGTTGCCTCAAGTTTTTGCCTTCCATGGTAGCTGCGTCTGTTATCTTTCTTTCACGATTCACACTCAAACCAAGGGCACATCCATGG AATCCGGCTTTGGAGCAACTCTCTGGATACAAGCCATCCGACTTGAAAGAATGTGTTCAAATTTTACATGATCTACAATCGGGTAGAAGAGCAGGCAATCTGGTGGCAGTTAGAGAAAAATACAAGCAACATAAG TTCAAATGCGTATCTGCATTGTCATCTCCATCGACAATACCGGCTTCCTTTTTTGATGATGTCAAAGAATAA